From the genome of Miscanthus floridulus cultivar M001 chromosome 10, ASM1932011v1, whole genome shotgun sequence, one region includes:
- the LOC136489689 gene encoding putative disease resistance protein RGA4, with translation MAAILDAMGPYVTELIANMATEEVKILLGISGDIEKLENNMESIKCFLADAKRKRITELSVQRWVQKLKKAMYDATDILDLCQIEADKQSESKGSSLVERAPGCCQPLLSCLRNPMFAHKIGSRIKELNQRLDNIYKEAHKFNFVINLGSHPEQRMSTSEKMTSEFVESAIVGEKIEIEAHKFNFVINLSLLSQPLLLSLVENGHD, from the coding sequence ATGGCCGCCATCTTGGATGCTATGGGACCCTACGTGACGGAGCTGATAGCCAACATGGCAACAGAAGAGGTCAAAATTTTGCTGGGTATATCCGGCGATATTGAGAAGCTAGAGAACAACATGGAAAGTATCAAATGCTTCCTTGCTGATGCTAAGAGGAAGCGCATCACTGAATTGAGTGTGCAAAGATGGGTGCAGAAGCTCAAGAAAGCCATGTATGATGCCACTGACATCCTAGACCTATGTCAAATCGAAGCTGACAAGCAGAGCGAATCGAAAGGTAGCAGCTTGGTTGAAAGGGCTCCGGGTTGCTGCCAGCCATTGCTCTCCTGCCTACGAAATCCCATGTTCGCACACAAGATAGGCAGCCGCATCAAGGAGCTCAACCAGAGGCTGGACAACATATACAAAGAGGCTCACAAGTTCAACTTTGTCATCAATCTAGGCTCCCACCCGGAGCAGAGGATGTCCACTAGCGAGAAGATGACATCTGAGTTTGTTGAGTCAGCCATTGTTGGTGAGAAGATTGAGATAGAGGCTCACAAGTTCAACTTCGTCATCAATCTGAGTTTGTTGAGTCAGCCATTGTTGTTGAGCTTGGTTGAAAATGGCCATGATTAG
- the LOC136487294 gene encoding disease resistance protein RGA2-like codes for MAAALDALAPYVKKLIADMAQEEVSVLLGVSSEITKLEDNMEGLKAFLKDAESRRITDTSVQRWSTKLKNTLYDATDILELCQLEADKRRESRGGGNVEHKSPGCFQPLLFCLRNPVFAHKIGSRIKELNQRLEVIHKEANKYKFNIGLGSNPEPRKLTAADLSSYRTSSLVDESAIVGEQIERDTRELIHLLTSSDDNHNIKVVSIIGVGGMGKTTLAQKIFNDATIQEHFKTKTIWLSITQQFDEVELLRTAIKHAGGDHGAEKDKNTLAETLFHTLSSGRFLLVMDDVWSQKVWNDVLSVPVRNASKKQPGSRVLVTTRSAHLPQQMQAPLHQHRVKPLENDDAWSLLKNQLQPDQVDGIDQLKTIGMEILENCDGLPLAIKVIGGLLSTRYPSEHEWKAVLNMPAWSLTGLPLELDNRLYLSYEDLSPQLKQCLLYCSMFPKGVAILQAVVTEMWISEGLIQPPDKRSTSSHEYGLEDIATEYYRELIKRNLIEPMKGYSLTGYKCTMHDVVRSFAEYMVREESVVMVGQEQATTSGGEMLVRRLSIGQTVSVVEWAVLQRHESLRTLIVNSRVNFHPGDSVGSFSSLRVLYILSADSNTLVPSLSMLKHLRYLHLEDTDISRLPDDIHKMKFLLYISLGNCKRLCYLPGSIIRLVHLRSLNIKGSNVSVIPKGFGELTNLRSLYGFPVHVDMDASSSWCSLQELEPLSQLRDLTLYGLEKVQDSRMAEKAMISSKRHLGYLELNYSASGHTIGTGGAEAEQQQQSVTEEVLEKLCPPTCLEDLTLRGGYVGRQLPNWMCAPASADFKSLRYLRLENVPCCTQLPDGLCCLPSLELLTIKDAPAIKRIGPKFQASSSVAARGSDASTSAPFPKLRNLQLIGLREWEEWEWNDCEEHRDVETTIAMPYLEELRIDNCRLSSLPAGLASTKRHTLRELYLYDLTNLTHVENIPSVVKLDVFDCPELKKITALDSRLQKIRIVRCPKLELLEGVPALDSLELKDTTMDTLPEYLRAVNPRYLELDCNKKLYESSSSPGSSEWDKISHIGRWRVCSGKAFIGPHIEQQGIKIYGG; via the exons ATGGCGGCCGCGCTGGATGCTTTAGCACCCTACGTGAAGAAGCTTATCGCAGACATGGCACAAGAAGAGGTGTCCGTGCTGCTTGGCGTCTCCAGCGagatcaccaagctggaggacaacaTGGAAGGCCTCAAAGCCTTCCTCAAAGATGCCGAGAGCAGGCGCATCACCGACACGAGCGTGCAAAGATGGTCGACAAAGCTCAAGAACACCTTGTATGATGCCACTGACATCCTCGAGCTGTGCCAGCTCGAGGCTGACAAGCGGAGGGAGTCTAGAGGCGGTGGCAATGTGGAGCATAAGTCGCCCGGCTGCTTCCAGCCATTGCTCTTCTGCCTGCGGAATCCCGTGTTCGCACACAAGATAGGCAGCCGCATCAAGGAGCTCAACCAGAGGCTGGAAGTCATCCACAAGGAGGCGAACAAGTACAAGTTCAATATTGGCCTCGGTTCCAACCCGGAGCCAAGGAAGCTAACTGCTGCTGATTTATCCAGCTATAGGACAAGTTCACTTGTCGATGAGTCAGCCATAGTTGGGGAACAGATAGAGAGGGATACAAGGGAGCTCATTCACTTGCTAACATCAAGTGATGATAATCACAACATCAAAGTCGTGTCTATAATTGGTGTTGGTGGCATGGGAAAGACTACTCTTGCTCAGAAGATCTTCAATGATGCAACCATCCAAGAGCACTTCAAGACGAAGACAATATGGCTAAGCATCACTCAACAGTTTGACGAGGTTGAGCTATTGAGGACAGCAATCAAGCATGCTGGTGGTGACCATGGTGCTGAGAAGGACAAAAACACTCTGGCGGAGACCCTATTCCACACCCTGTCCAGTGGAAGGTTTCTGCTAGTGATGGATGACGTGTGGAGCCAGAAAGTGTGGAACGATGTGCTTAGTGTCCCAGTCAGAAATGCTAGCAAGAAACAACCTGGAAGCAGGGTCCTTGTCACCACAAGATCTGCACACCTACCCCAACAGATGCAAGCCCCCCTGCACCAACACCGTGTCAAGCCTCTAGAGAATGATGATGCTTGGTCTTTGCTCAAGAACCAGCTGCAGCCTGATCAG GTAGATGGAATTGACCAACTGAAAACTATCGGGATGGAAATTCTTGAAAATTGTGATGGCTTACCACTTGCAATTAAAGTGATTGGAGGActcttgagcactagatacccAAGTGAGCATGAGTGGAAAGCTGTTCTGAACATGCCTGCTTGGTCACTGACTGGACTGCCTCTAGAACTAGACAACCGGCTGTACTTGAGCTACGAGGATTTGTCTCCCCAATTAAAGCAGTGCCTTCTGTATTGCTCGATGTTCCCTAAAGGTGTAGCAATCTTACAAGCCGTAGTTACTGAAATGTGGATCAGTGAAGGACTTATTCAACCACCAGATAAAAGAAGTACCAGTTCACATGAGTATGGGTTGGAAGACATAGCAACTGAGTATTACCGAGAGTTAATAAAGAGGAATCTTATAGAACCTATGAAAGGATATTCTCTCACTGGATACAAGTGCACCATGCATGATGTGGTCCGATCCTTTGCTGAATATATGGTAAGAGAAGAATCAGTTGTGATGGTTGGCCAAGAGCAGGCTACTACCAGTGGTGGTGAGATGCTTGTACGTCGCCTATCTATAGGACAAACCGTATCAGTGGTGGAATGGGCTGTTTTGCAAAGGCACGAGTCACTTAGAACATTAATTGTAAACTCTAGGGTAAACTTTCATCCTGGTGATTCGGTGGGTAGTTTCTCCAGTCTACGTGTGCTGTACATACTGTCTGCCGATTCTAATACACTAGTTCCCTCTCTGTCTATGTTGAAGCACTTGAGATACCTTCACTTAGAGGATACTGATATATCTAGGCTCCCAGATGACATCCACAAGATGAAATTCCTACTATACATTTCACTTGGTAACTGTAAGAGGCTATGCTATCTTCCTGGCAGCATCATAAGACTTGTGCATCTAAGATCTCTTAACATCAAGGGATCAAATGTTAGTGTCATTCCTAAGGGGTTTGGTGAGTTAACAAATCTGAGATCACTTTATGGTTTCCCAGTACATGTGGACATGGATGCAAGCAGTAGCTGGTGCAGTTTGCAAGAGCTGGAGCCTCTCTCTCAGCTTAGGGATCTTACATTATATGGCCTAGAGAAGGTGCAGGACAGCCGGATGGCTGAAAAGGCCATGATTAGCAGCAAGCGCCACCTTGGGTATCTAGAGTTGAACTATAGTGCAAGTGGACATACTATAGGGACAGGTGGTGCTGAGGCAGAGCAGCAGCAACAGAGTGTGACCGAGGAAGTCTTGGAAAAGCTCTGCCCTCCAACCTGCCTAGAGGATCTTACTTTGAGAGGGGGATACGTTGGTCGCCAGCTACCAAACTGGATGTGTGCTCCAGCGTCGGCGGACTTTAAGAGCCTAAGGTATTTGAGGCTGGAGAACGTGCCTTGCTGCACCCAGCTCCCTGATGGTCTGTGCTGCCTCCCAAGTTTGGAATTACTGACCATCAAAGATGCGCCAGCCATCAAGCGTATTGGGCCAAAATTCCAAGCGTCATCCTCCGTGGCAGCTAGAGGTTCCGATGCTAGTACATCTGCACCGTTTCCAAAACTGAGAAATCTGCAATTGATTGGGCTACGTGAGTGGGAAGAGTGGGAATGGAACGACTGTGAGGAGCATAGGGATGTGGAAACTACCATAGCCATGCCTTATCTGGAGGAACTCCGAATAGATAACTGCAGGTTGAGCTCTCTTCCAGCAGGCCTCGCCAGCACCAAGAGGCATACTCTTAGAGAACTATACCTTTACGACCTCACCAACCTGACACATGTGGAGAACATCCCTTCAGTTGTGAAACTTGACGTGTTTGACTGCCCTGAGCTAAAGAAGATCACAGCACTCGACAGCAGGTTGCAGAAGATTAGGATCGTTCGCTGCCCAAAGCTGGAGCTTCTAGAAGGTGTCCCAGCACTTGACAGCCTTGAACTGAAGGACACCACCATGGACACGCTTCCAGAATACCTGCGAGCTGTAAACCCAAGGTATCTCGAGTTGGATTGCAACAAGAAGCTATATGAATCCTCCTCATCTCCAGGTAGCTCCGAATGGGACAAGATCAGCCACATTGGAAGATGGCGCGTGTGTTCAG GAAAAGCTTTCATTGGACCACACATAGAACAGCAGGGCATCAAAATATATGGTGGTTAA